Genomic segment of Salminus brasiliensis chromosome 16, fSalBra1.hap2, whole genome shotgun sequence:
CACCAACACGGACCTGACCCCCTGGGCTTAATGTTAAACCTGCTGTCATTTTAGCAAACAGTAATAGCAGCATCGTTGCCCTTGTGTGCACTGAGCTAACATAGCCATACGGTAATTATCAGCGAAATAGTCCCCGTATATAATTATACTCCTCATTTTTCTTGttaattctttttatttaattgcacGTGTTGTGTGTCTTAATAGCTATAACCTATTCAAGTGTCTTTGCGTTAAAATACAGCTAAGTTGCACTAGCTGCAAAGGggttgctagctagctagctatgtctAGCAGGACTTCATCCAGTCCTCGACCAATTATAATGAACTATTGTTGCTTAAAACGAACATTTCCACGTTGTATTAAAGCTAAAATAACGTTATCTCACATTTGGAAAGAGTGGTTAACAGGTTAAGGTGCTATTTAatgctagtgctagctaactgGCTTGCTAAGTCACCTGTCTGTGCCTCATAAACCTGCAGTTCAGACCAGTCCAGCTGTCCAACTAAGCCTGAAACGATGTGCAGCTGGTGAGATATTACTGATGCATTGTGCTACATATAAAATAAGCCCTTCATCATGTCTACCTTTCACTATTACACTAAATCCAGTTTATTGAATTTCTCCTTCTTCTGAAGTTTAGGCAGCAGCGACCTCTGCTGGATGATTACAGTGTGGCTGAACCGGAAAGGTTCACCCTCTGTAATAAAATCCATAACTGAGAGCAGAACAAGTTGGCATGTGGAAAGCTCCATGTGCTCCATGCAAAGCATGGCCTTATCAGTGAATAAGCGTGTACTGATGACATTGATTCTGAAGTCAAGAATAAGTATGATTTGTTTGATGTTTTATATGAAGATGTCTTGGTTCAGTTGTAGGACTGTGCAGCAAAGCTATAAGCAATACAAAATCCCCTTTCTTTACTTTCAACCCCCCCAACGTAACTTTCCACCTAAACTATTGAGGGTAGCTTATTGTTTAATCGAGGACAGGATTTATTAACTTGAGGGAACAAAAAGtcttattaatttttattaaggATTGTCTCTACTGTTATTTTTGACTCACAGTTAGAAtgtttgttctttacattgtgttattTATTCATGGATTATTAATGgatcagtagaaatgctccaaaatgactttgaaaaacatctatatatattaacttccattcaaattTAAGGTGTTTTCCTTCTTCCTTTCCAACTTCCTTttaaagttgccgttttggaaatatgatattgatatattgatgaTTTAATATGATATATTTGCATGACTGCAATGATGTGTGTAAATTTTACATTCTGACACTAAAGTATGTTAAGTTCAGATTTTTCAGGAGTGTTGCATGAATAGTGTAGGTGGGTTCTGTTTCACCTGTAACTCTTATTGTTGTTTAGTAAGAGGTTAACTATAatattttctctcttctttattaaaattttttttatttgttatttttttaggtGGTCACATCATACTGTCCTGCTAACAACGAGCCTATTGCCAGAGTGCGCCAGGTAACGCTAATTCTGAGTAAATGCATCATGATGTACCCTGCATATTCTTAATGCGCCTTCTTGATGTAATGTGGGATCAGTAACAGAACAGGTCTCAAAGGAAAAGTCCAGAAACATGAATACTGCCCTGACTCTGCACTTCAGTAACTCTAATAATACAATCTTGATGTCTAATATGTGTAAAATATTATTTCTAGGCCACCTTGGCTGAATATGAGGAGACGGTACAGAAAGCACGAGAAGCATGGAAAGTGTGGGCAGATGTAAGTATTGAAAGAACAAAGAAGGAACTCTAAAGCTTGACCCGAAACTAGGTCAACCAAGAGTTGTTACATGAGTTCACATGGCGGTTATCTGTAAATTTTAACAATCAGTCCTTCACGTCTGAGACGTTTTGTTATTCACATGAGCTAATTTCTCCTTCTTTTCTACTCTTTACTCTATAACCTATGCAACACTgttgcttttctgttttttgtacAGATCCCCGCTCCCAAGAGAGGTGAAATTGTGAGACAGATAGGTGATGCTCTGAGAAAGAAGATCAAAGTTCTTGGCAGCCTGGTATAATTAACTTATACTGTATAACTGTATAATTTACTCACTGAATTCAGACTAGAATTCTGATGGAAATTGAATGTTGGGACTGCGTTGTGTAAAAGCTCTCTGCTGCTTCATTGACAGGTGTCTCTGGAGATGGGGAAGATCTATGTGGAGGGGGTTGGAGAGGTGCAGGAGTATGTTGATGTGTGTGACTACGCCGTTGGGCTCTCGCGCATGATTGGTGGCCCTGTTCTACCCTCTGAAAGTATGTGGTATCAGCTCTGTTAAATCATTCACTTTTATAGTCAGATGTTTACTGATGATAAGTgatgagtgcagtgagtgtagatTAGAGAAGTGTATACGGGTGTGCGAGCAAACTGGAAAAAACAGTTAGGGGAGCCTTGCTGTATGAAATTAGATCTGGATCATAAGCCTGCGTAACATTAACAAAACATTAGCGTTGAGATGATCTTACTAATACACCATGCAGCATATACAACATGTGCAAACGTtggtggacagcccttctaatgttgcaccaattgctaacacagaaatgcaaatacacacacacacacacacagtttgtggggtatagaagtattgccaatagaatagaaccctCTGGAGAGGATAAGCATGAGCctgttggtaccatgcctaatgccaggcgtgagctagaatGATACAAAGCCTCTCcgcatttagctgtggagcagtgaaactgtgttctctggaaagatggtgaTGGAACATCCTGAACTTACTAACGCTCCTGCAAtaaattttttttacagcaggCAGGCACAATAATTTCTTTAGTAGAAAGCATTTCCTGGACTGAAGAGCACAATGAAGATAGTTAAAGATTGAACTGcattatttgactttttttccatATCAAACAATAATTCAAAATGCTCATGTGAAAACATGACAGATAACAGTTGTAACTAATTGCTTAGAGGCCCTATTTGCATTGCAGAGATTGTGGAGCCCTAATGGATTGATATGTAAATAAGTCACTAAGCATCCCTGCACTAATTTCAGGACCAGGCCATGCCCTGATTGAGCAGTGGAACCCAGTGGGCCTGGTGGGCATTATAACTGCCTTTAACTTCCCTGTGGCGGTGTATGGCTGGAATAATGCTATTGCGCTTATCTGTGGCAACGTCTGTCTTTGgtgagtctgctaaatcttcatTTTCACATGAAGAGGTTTTTTGATTCTGGGTAAAGCGGAGTTAATGTCCCatgtaaacacaaaaaaaattacttttttCCTTGTAGGAAAGGAGCTCCAACCACACCTCTTACCAGTGTAGCTGTTACAAAGTGAGtgcgttttttttcttttttttttttttaaacccttgttCTGTTTACATACGTTAACATGGAATTTCTATTGGCACAATATAAATTTATAAATTCATTGCTAATTCAAGTTTGATCGTTCTTTTacgttcttctctctctctcctctctctcgtgTATGTGCGTGCGTACGTGTACACATGCAGGATTGTGGCAGAGGTGCTGGAGCAGAATAACCTGCCAGGTGCTATCTGCTCTATGACGTGTGGTGGAGCTGACATTGGGTAAGAGCATGGTTGCGGTTTCTTCAGTGTTTACTGTGAGCTAAGTTATCTTTTGGAAAGAGACGCTTGTGTCGTTTCGGACTTGAGAACTTTGACCTTAAATTAAGTTTTAGATGTGACCCAATAACTGTTCAAGGCTACGCACTCAAGGATATTATGTGTGCCATTTCTACTATGTTCCAACTTGTAGTACAAGATCCAAAACCGGGTTTAAGCAATGAGGCCCCCGAGCACCCACTTGCCAAAGTGTTTTTAAGTGTTCAGTTGTCTTGTCCAGAGGggtgtcttttcatgtattagtAGGTAACTGTCATTAACAATGTAGTTGAATAATCATATGTATTCGAATTGCGTCCTATCTACACTGCACAAGTTGCTACTTGCAGGGAAGGCAGGAATAAGGGGGAGCGCATTTTCATTTGGAGAACACACACCCTTTAGTTAGTTAGCCTCAGTGTGCTAAACACAGCAAGACAAGCACACTCTgtaatgtaaaatgtgttttgggAATTTTGAACAAAACGGAAAACAGCTGTTTTGTCTGCCAGTAAGCTTTGGTGCTAAATTCACATTTTTACCTTTATTTTTGGTTGTTGATAGCCATGTAGCTGTTAGTTTGCTAGCAGCTGAAAAAAGTAATGTTGTGTAAAGTTGTCAGCAGTTACCTTACAGATGAAGAAGACTAGACTAAAGCCCAGCAAAATGAATGGttaggtttttttgtttttgtttgtttttttgttttttttgtattatcaTTTTAAATAGACTGCTGCTTTTGCTGAAACGTACAGTCCACAATTTTGTCACAGTAAAAAGGGAAATGGGCATTTTCTACTGCCCATTGTGACCTGATGATGACTGTAATGCCCAAAGTTGACTCATGTTCACACAATCTATCAGACCTCTGATTGCCATATAACTAACTTCTCTTCATATTAATAAAGTAATGGAATGGGCCTTAAGATGTCATCTGGGATTTCCTGAGGGCAAATACACTGGTTAGGGATATTGTTGAGTGCTTCCTAACTTAAGCTCATGGTTAGGGTTTGATTGTTTATCTGGTTGTCTGTAGCACTGCGTTAGCTAAAGATGAGCGGGTCGACCTGGTGTCATTCACCGGCAGCACTCATGTGGGCAAACAGGTGGCCCTGATGGTGCAGGAGAGGTTTGGTAAGCATCCTATATTAGTTTGCATATAATGTTTTCTTCATACATCAttgcattaaatgtatttaccATGTTTCCACTATAAGGTACCATAGGTCACTTAATGGGTTGTATTTTCCGATTAGGTCGCCAGTTGCTAGAGCTGGGAGGAAACAATGCCATCATTGGTAAGTCACTCTTTCATAAGTCATATGGACATTACCCATTATAATATCATGGTTATTTCTTTTCCTGTTGGAAAGTTGGAATGGCCAAACTGCACCAGCATAAATGCCATTATTAGTCAATTCTGAAATATCTAAATCTCTAAATCATGTATTTATGATTCAAACCGTGTAAGTGCTGATGCTGTGATGCATGCATCCTAAACTCCAAGTGCTTGACTGGTTGTGAGAACTGAAAGTTTGTCTCTGCTCATCAGCTTTTGAGGATGCTGATCTAAACCTGGTGGTGCCTTCAGCTCTCTTTGCCTCAGTGGGAACTGCAGGCCAGCGGTGCACCACAACCAGGAGACTGGTGAGTCATGCCTTGGCAACAGAAGCACTTACTTAAGCACCATTGATTATTTATAATGAGACTGTACATATGTGAATCTAATATTGCAAATCAGACATTTTTTAGTGTAGTTCAATTTGTATTAGTTGCCATAAAGTTCCCATCAAAATGTCTGGCAGTAAAAATCACTGGTAGATAGAAGACAAAAaatccatttttatttaaagcttTTGCTTGAGGTGTATAAACTACCTCTGCTTTCTGCGTTCACTAGTTTCTACATGAGAGTGTTCATGATGAGGTTGTGGAGAGGTTAGCCAAAGCCTACAAGCAAGTCAGAATTGGGGACCCCTGGGACCGTAAGTCAtgttgtctatatatatatatatattgttggcATGATGGCCCGCAAACCAACCATAAAACATAAGGGAGGGAAAGATTTTACCTTTTAGTTTCAAGAGCCAGATTCTTGAAGGGAAAAGGGAAAAGTTATTTTTATCTAAAAAGAACAGCAGCCAGGAATGTAGAGATTTGTGAGTGTATTGTGTTTCGTAGTAAAAAACAGAAATGGGAACATGTATCTGTCTACAGCTAGTACTCTGTACGGACCACTTCACACCAAGCAAGCTGTTCAGCAGTACCTGGCTGCCGTAGAGAAGGCGAAACAGCAGGGCGGCACTCTTGTGTGTGGTGGAAAGGTACAGTGCTGCACTTTAAacagttttatagtgtgtttgcATCACATGACAGCCTTGATTTATTGAACCATCTGCAGAACTCACTAATACTCAATATGGAGCTTAGTATGACCGTTTGTGATTTGTAAAGGgctcatttgtgtttgtcttctGAAATGATCAATATTGCAAAAGTTGGATTTGTGTAGTGCAGCCCTAGAAGTGATCTCTCtataatattattttgtggTAGAATAAACCTGTACAGACTAAAATAGAAGTTAAAGGAATTAACTTCTGTTAAATGAACATTTCTGCTTCTCAATTTCTTGATCAGGTGATGGATCGCCCTGGAAACTATGTGGAGCCTACCATCTTCACTGGGCTGGCCCACGATGCCCCCATtgttcacacagagaccttTGTGCCCATTCTTTATGTGATGAAATTTAAGGtagatggttttgtttatttttcctaCAACAATGTCAGTTTCGTGGTCCCATTTTATTacttaaaatacttttttttaccctCAGACCGAGGACGAGGCCTTTGCCTGGAATAATGAAGTCAAGCAAGGCCTTTCCAGCAGCATCTTCACAAAGGACATGGGCAGAGTGTTCCGCTGGCTAGGGTAAGAGCTGGTGCAGCTGATGAAGTAGCACAGCAAGGAAAGAAGACTCTCATTCACATGTGTATTAATGTAAAGTTGTTGCTGGCGATTGAGATGGAGATTGGTTTCTCCACAGACCCAAAGGCTCCGACTGTGGCATCGTCAACGTCAACATTCCAACCAGTGGAGCTGAGATCGGAGGAGCTTTTGGTGGGTGTATTTGCACTTTTTTGTCTTGTATTGTTAGAGGGATGTTGGTTGTTGGATGTTAGTTTGATATCAGTtgctaacgtgtgtgtgtgtttaggaggGGAGAAGCACACTGGAGGAGGACGTGAGTCAGGCAGCGACTCATGGAAGCAGTATATGAGGAGGTCCACATGGTAAGTGTTCAAGCATTTTACTCCAGCTGTGTTTCCCTTAGATGGTTGGGTGGTAACTTGGTGCTATTATTATAGTATGTGATGCCATAGAGATACCAGAGTAGCATCAATATAGTGAATAGTTTCTAAAAAGGCCCAGATAGGTCTGCTTTTGATATCTTCCCCTATTTTTGTTTTCGTTTTGTCTGCAAACATCCAGAAGGGGGAGCTCTTGTATATTTTTGTGAAGCCTCCCCATGGTAACATTTCAGtttgcatttttttctgtgGGCCAACAAAATCTGTGATTTAAAGCCCACTGTGATGCGAAATGCTTCACCCTAGCACGCCTCTCCCACACACTGCTGTCCATGATCAGATCCTCTGATCcaaaattccatgatgaattgacaaatagaaatgactagaaataaattatttgatttccattgaatgtttttttttctttcttttgtaaagttgttgttttggagatttCTGAGGTTTTTGTCTGATTTGAAAATAGATTGAGAATAGAGCTTTGGTCTAACAGCATGTACCAAAAACCAATACTATGCAGCAAGCATTTGTAATGAGAAACACAGTTTATCCTTCAGTGTTCACtgcatattatttaattaaaactaataaaaactaCAGATGCGTTTATAAAGAgtattaaatcttttttttcccccacacacaGCACCATCAACTACAGTAAGGACCTCCCACTGGCACAAGGAATCAAGTTTGAGTAACTGGAAGCTAAACAACGAATGGTATCTGAACAGAAccgtggcaaaaaaaaaaaaaaacactaacactttcaGCTTTGCAAATTCACTAATCTAGATTATATTCCTAAACTGCAGCAATTTCGAGTGTCCGGTTAGAATAGTCAGTTTGATGTTTGTTTGAACTCATTGATTAACGGTTAAAGGTTTAATTGTTATAGAAAAAAGCCTAATGTCCTACAAaaggtatataaaaaaaacttgccGGTCTAGTAATGTGAACTGTTTTTCTAAGCACTTATCTGTCGGCGGTACCTGAAATAGCAGGTGcttttatacaaataaatcttgcCTTTATTTTTGAAGGAAATATCTGGACTGTGTTTTGTATCTGTCTTGTTATTTATGGTTGCACATTGCAAAGCACATGGAGTACCACAGCACCACAGTCTGTGACTCCATTGAACCACATgccataccatagcaactgcctagcaaccacctagaaacctCAGTAGCCCATATAGCAACACTACATTaaccactaaacaactccaTTGCAAACACCTAGTTTTATtctagtgaccacatagcaacagcctagcaactctCTGGAAGTGAGAACCACTAAAGCTGTGTAACTTCtctttttacatgttttatcaAATTAAACTACAAATGAATGTTTTCAGTTTTAATACAAATCCTTAGATTGTGAATAACCACAAAGATAGTGTCCCTATTGTCTAATGTGCAGTAATACAGAAGCACTACACCCTCTGagaattaaacattaaaagaatactctatgtggacaaaagtattgagacacctgcttattcatggtttcttcagAAAGCAAGTGTattagtttatcctgctgttgttggagtaactgtctctactgtcaagaaAATGTATTCTACActgtggagcattgctatgaggactgttggatgagcaccacaccacctcatccccaattcctcCAAAAAGTAtaagatggagcaccatcattccagagaacaccgttcctttagcccacgccttgcattaggcatggtgtcgaaaggttcatgtttatccaagtcttattctattggcaacacttctgAATCTAACAGTAATCTACAAATTATTGATCTTTTAATTTCTGCATCAGTAGAAATGTCCAATGGTACTTATTTTGAGTGGCTGCTCTTTGTTGTCCATGCACGTTTACTTCCAGCAGGGGAGCTGTCGCAAGCAGAACAGGGATTGCCTTTGTTTACAGCCATGATGTTGCTGGTTTCATCAAATCATCAAATATTATGGCTTCCAGTTTCTAAGCCGGTCAAGCAGGTGGAGAAACAGCAAGTGTCAGGGATACAGAAGATACCACAATCTCTGCATGTACTAATTAGCCTTTCTTTGGGATTAGAATAGAATAGACTGTAACCCTCTAGAGATGGTGGCTTTTGATGGGCTGAGTGTACAGCACAAAACAGGGTCAGACTCCTCTTGAGCTCTCCAGCAGTACAGCCAAATAAGCTTTTGCCAGTGAGGTTACGATCAAAACATTCAGTAATTACTGATGCATTATTGGCAATGATTTTGAGGATATTGATGAAAGTGTCAAAACACAGCCACTTTTGCggttttgacataatgtgaatctggctgttgttctttgcactatattaaaatgtcatgatgaacagaccaatagaaatactcaaatgacttggaataaaatcttttacactGAAAGTTGCAGGCAAGTAGACCTGTGGCCAGAACTAGACAGGAAAATGGCCAGTTATCCGTATAAACAGATCAGTAAAGTATAACTAACCAGAGCTCTCCATAACTTGGGGAAACTGAAATTCAGCAGTGGAAAATGCAAATACAGGTCACCAATGTGTTAAAATAACTGCACAGGGAGAAAGATGTGCAGTATTCATGTCATTAGTTACCAGTCACTCACatcacacaccaaaacacactataaatattttattagcaATTCTAAATTGTAACAAATGACCACAGGGAGCAGAATATACATATCTGACCTCTTAAATGTTagaaatttacaaaaaacagaGTCCTTAGGACCCATTTATACCCATTTTCTCACTAGCTAGAAACTTTTCACTTCTACAGTACTAGTAATAAAGCTTATTTTTGTCCTTTCTCTAACTATCTTTCTTTATTCTTAATTCGTGTAAAAACCTGTTGTGTGGACCTGAGTAGAGAGAAAGTGTTGTACTATTGCACAGTTATGAATCCTCTTCAAGAATAAGGccttaaagtgtttgtttgtttgttttttttaattgaagatGCAGCTTCCACGCAGCCGGTCAGCTCTCTTCAAGCAGCTTCCGCAGGTTCCTCTGAATCTGAAAGAACAGTGATCCGATTTAAGTAAACAAAtcttacagtaataattatacTGCAGTAAATTATTATACTATTGTAGGTGATCATCTTAAATTCTGGGTTAGGTTTTAAACTTTGGATTTTACACAGCAGTCACTGTTGGTTAATGCATAAAGCCAACCAAATGAAAGACTGAAAATGTACATTTCGAGTTtgagtttgtttatttgtgacTTTTTTCCTTAAATCTTACTGGTTAACTGTGGTGGGTGATCTCACTGACTCAATCAACACAATCTCAAGTGCTAATCAGCTTTCCGTTAGTGGATAAATGTACACTTGACAAGGAAAAGCCACTACTTTTCTTTTGCTCTCCCTcacctatacacacacccaaCTGACAATGACAAACTGTGTGTGGGGTATTCTGCTTACCTTTGAAAGCAGgattattaaacaaaaaaaaaaaaaaacaagttcaacTTAGTCATTAGCATTAAATGATGCTGCTCCTCAACCGCTAAAGCTAATGTCAAACCAAGTCTAACCAGTTTTCGAAGTTTCACCCACCTTTTCTAATTTGAACAGGTTTGTGGACAGTTCTCCATAGATCTCTGCATTGATGTCTGCTTGAGCTCGATGGTGGATAGCATTCCTATAAGAGAGCATTTCGAACATGTTTCAATACAAATTTGAGGTGAAATAACATGGAACAATGGAAGGAAGTCTGTGCTCCGACCAGTCCATAAACATTTCTATATAGAGCATTAAACATGGAGATCAAAGTGTCCTGGATGTCAAGATCACCCTGAACCAAAACACCACGTTATgctcaattaaataaacttaGAAGTAGCTTGCTGTGCCTTTTCCGTACATTGTTTTAAGTTTAAACTGTTTGCACGTGTCTAGTTTCTTTTGAACGTACaggaggatgtgtgtgtgtatacacaatAACCTACAATCAAAACtgcaataaatacatttaatttgatTGTTGTATTATTTGATTCAATTCATTTGATTCATTAGGTTTTCATTATTTGTTACTAAAACTGACTATTTTGTGATGTTATGATAATTCATCCACTGGTCTCATGTATTCATTTTTGTAGTGTATATATACGCAAAacatatatttgtgtatat
This window contains:
- the aldh7a1 gene encoding alpha-aminoadipic semialdehyde dehydrogenase, whose translation is MQRVLVLTALRHSALTAKVRSVRLQPSAAMSTLLINQPKYAWLKELGLGEDNDGVYNGTWGGKGEVVTSYCPANNEPIARVRQATLAEYEETVQKAREAWKVWADIPAPKRGEIVRQIGDALRKKIKVLGSLVSLEMGKIYVEGVGEVQEYVDVCDYAVGLSRMIGGPVLPSERPGHALIEQWNPVGLVGIITAFNFPVAVYGWNNAIALICGNVCLWKGAPTTPLTSVAVTKIVAEVLEQNNLPGAICSMTCGGADIGTALAKDERVDLVSFTGSTHVGKQVALMVQERFGRQLLELGGNNAIIAFEDADLNLVVPSALFASVGTAGQRCTTTRRLFLHESVHDEVVERLAKAYKQVRIGDPWDPSTLYGPLHTKQAVQQYLAAVEKAKQQGGTLVCGGKVMDRPGNYVEPTIFTGLAHDAPIVHTETFVPILYVMKFKTEDEAFAWNNEVKQGLSSSIFTKDMGRVFRWLGPKGSDCGIVNVNIPTSGAEIGGAFGGEKHTGGGRESGSDSWKQYMRRSTCTINYSKDLPLAQGIKFE